Proteins encoded in a region of the Stieleria neptunia genome:
- the dtd gene encoding D-aminoacyl-tRNA deacylase — translation MVLQRVSQASVSVEGEVVGQIEAGFLALVGIGHADDEAVVSWMADKTAVLRVFEDDAGKMNRSVIDIGGSVLAVSQFTLYGDCRKGRRPAFTDAADPAIAERLYELYVEKLKGQGIGVETGVFAADMKVSLVNDGPVTMLLER, via the coding sequence GTGGTGTTACAACGGGTCAGTCAAGCGAGTGTTTCGGTCGAAGGCGAAGTCGTCGGACAAATCGAAGCAGGGTTTTTGGCCTTGGTCGGAATCGGCCACGCCGATGATGAAGCGGTGGTCAGCTGGATGGCAGACAAGACTGCCGTGCTCCGCGTGTTCGAAGACGATGCCGGAAAAATGAATCGGTCGGTGATCGATATCGGCGGCAGCGTCTTGGCCGTCAGCCAATTCACACTGTACGGTGATTGTCGCAAGGGGCGACGTCCGGCATTCACCGACGCCGCCGATCCGGCGATCGCCGAACGGTTGTACGAACTGTATGTCGAGAAGCTGAAAGGGCAGGGGATTGGTGTCGAAACCGGCGTCTTCGCCGCGGACATGAAAGTGTCGTTGGTCAACGACGGTCCGGTCACGATGTTGCTGGAACGGTGA
- a CDS encoding DUF1559 family PulG-like putative transporter: protein MPYLFTCPHCNAQTQVEDQYSGKSGECFSCGAPIQLPDFDASTTSQSRQVSKRPLGVLISAGVVLTMLVCIAFAAIRFGGDSVSRLAEIRVQNASIKNLESIAAALNAYAADYGTYPPATLRDSGGIPMHSWRVLILPYLGEQETYDQFDLSKPWDHELNLQASYSMPSVYVHPSDSNRAGTQSGYYLITGPGTLFPPSGPLSPDKIQDNASQTILVIAGAPPVNRAIGGWAEPVDLDYTAMQGVINGTVGIEPGGRMASGATMATVDGRGHFLRNDLSPRTFAALVTPNGNEPLPDDTLD from the coding sequence ATGCCCTACCTGTTCACCTGCCCGCACTGCAACGCGCAAACTCAGGTCGAAGATCAGTACAGCGGAAAATCCGGTGAGTGTTTTTCGTGCGGCGCACCGATCCAACTGCCCGACTTCGACGCTTCGACGACTTCCCAATCCCGCCAAGTGAGCAAACGCCCGTTAGGGGTTTTGATTTCCGCGGGCGTTGTCTTGACCATGTTGGTTTGCATCGCGTTTGCCGCCATCCGTTTTGGCGGCGACAGCGTTTCACGACTCGCCGAGATCCGCGTCCAAAACGCTTCGATCAAGAATCTCGAAAGTATCGCCGCTGCACTCAATGCGTACGCGGCCGACTATGGAACGTACCCACCGGCGACCCTTCGCGACAGCGGCGGAATCCCGATGCATTCGTGGCGTGTCCTGATCCTGCCTTACCTCGGGGAACAGGAAACGTACGACCAGTTTGATCTCAGCAAGCCCTGGGACCATGAGCTGAACCTGCAAGCGAGCTACTCGATGCCCTCGGTGTACGTGCACCCCAGCGACAGCAACCGCGCCGGAACCCAGTCGGGATACTATTTGATCACGGGCCCGGGAACGCTTTTCCCTCCCTCAGGCCCCTTGTCTCCAGACAAAATCCAAGACAATGCTTCTCAGACCATCCTGGTGATTGCCGGCGCCCCGCCGGTCAACCGAGCGATCGGGGGCTGGGCCGAACCGGTCGATCTTGATTACACGGCGATGCAAGGCGTGATCAACGGAACGGTCGGCATTGAACCGGGCGGCAGAATGGCCAGCGGTGCGACGATGGCGACGGTCGATGGCCGCGGCCACTTTCTCCGCAATGACCTCTCGCCAAGAACCTTCGCCGCGCTGGTCACCCCCAACGGCAACGAACCGCTGCCCGACGACACCCTCGATTGA